The Curtobacterium sp. MCSS17_015 genomic sequence TCGCTGAGCGCCGACGACGCCACGACGTCCCAGGTGAGCTGGACACGGCTGTCGGAGGTGTTGACGTGCTGGCCCCCGGGGCCGGACGACCGCGAGAACCGCCAGCGCAGCTCGGACTCGGGGATCGTCAGCCCCGGCCCCACCTCGAGGTCCATGCGCCAAGGGTCGCACGATCCACGCGGCGCTGGCTCGCTCCGCCTACCGCCGCGCCCGCGGGTGCGCCGTCTGGTAGACGTCCCGCAGCATGTCGGCCGTGACGAGCGTGTAGATCTGCGTCGTCGCGACGCTCGCGTGCCCGAGCAGCTCCTGCACGACACGGACGTCCGCCCCGCCCTCGAGCAGGTGCGTCGCGAAGGAGTGCCGGAACGTGTGCGGGGAGACGTGGGCGGCGAGTCCGGCCCGCTCAGCCGCGGCCTGGATGACGAGCCACGCGCTCTGCCGGGACAGCCGAGCCCCGCGCGCCCCGAGGAACAGCGCCGGGGTTCCGGGGCCACGAGCAGCGAACACCGGCCGCGCCCGCACCAGGTAGGCGTCGACCGCCGCTCGTGCGTAGCTGCCGAGCGGCACGATCCGCTGCTTGTTCCCCTTGCCGGTGACCCGTACGACCGAGACGTCGGTTCCGTCGCCGGTGTCGTCCGCAGCGTCGTCGATCCCGGCGAGCGTCGTCACGTCGTCGACGGAGAGCCCGACCGCTTCGGACACGCGGGCTCCGGTCGCGTAGAGCAGTTCCAGGAGGGCACGGTCGCGGAGCTGCGCCGGCTCGTCACCGACCACCGCGCCGAGCAACCGCTCCATGTCGTGCACCGAGATCGCCTTCGGCAGGCGCATGGGTGCCTTCGGCGGTCGGACGGAGGCGCCGGGGTCGAGCGGCAGCCAGCCTTCCGCCGCCGCGAACGCGCTGAACGAGCGCACCGAACTGAGCATCCGGGCGACCGACCGCGGCGCGAGCGGCCCCTCCGGCTTCGTCGCGAGGTGCTGCACGAACCCGGCGAGGTCCGCGCGTGCGAGGCGGCCGACGTCGTCGAGGACCGCGGCACCGCCGGCACGGTCGGCACCGGCGGAGTCGATCACGGGCTGCGTCCCGACCCACTCCCCGAACGTCACGAGGTCGCGCCGGTACGCGGACAGGGTGTGCTGTGACAGCCCCCGCTCGATCGCGATGTGCCGCAGGTAGTCCTGGGTGGCACGCTCGAACGGGATCACCCGTCGAGGCTAGCGGCGCTCGAGCGCCTCGACCGCGAGCGTCGCGACGATGAGCGCCGAGTTGTGCAGCCGACCCGCGAGGATCCCCTCCACGAGCTCGGCGCGCGGCACCCAGCGGATGACGATGTCGGCCTCTTCCGCCTCGCGCTCGAAAGCGGACTCCGTCGCGCGCACGCCGGTGGCGCGGTACACCTCGATGAACTCGTTGCTGCCACCCGACGAGGTGTTGTAGCGCACGAGGTGCTGCCACTCGTCGGCCTCGATGTCGGCCTCCTCCGCGAGCTCGCGCTTCGCGGCGGTGAGGTGGTCCTCGCCCTCCTGGTCGAGCAGCCCGGCGGGCAGCTCCCAGTCACGCAGCTGCACCGGGTGCCGGTACTGCTGGATGACGAGCACACGGCCCTCGTCGTCCTCCGCGTACACGGCGACGGCGCCGGTGTGGTCGACGTACTCACGGACCATGTCGGAGCCGTTGTAGTCGATGTGGTCGCGGGTGATGTCCCAGACCGCACCCTTGAACACCCGCTCGGAGCCGGTGACGTCGTAGGAAGCGGTTTCGTCGGCGATCGGTGCGTCAGTCACCTCGCCATCCTGCCCCACGTCGGTCGGCACCGACCACAGACGGGAGGCCCCGCACCAGCCGGTGCGGGGCCTCCCGTCCGTGACGTGGTCGCGGTGGCGACCTCGTGTCCCTCAGGCGACCGCTTCGGTCTCCGGGTCGAACAGCCGCGTCGACTCGTTGCGCTCGATCGCCGCACCGACGAGCCCCGCGAAGAGCGGGTGCGCGCGGTTCGGACGCGACCGGAGCTCCGGGTGCGCCTGCGTGCCGATGTAGAACGGGTGCTCCGCACGGTCCAGCTCGACGTACTCGACGAGCGTGCCGTCCGGCGAGGTGCCGGAGAAGCGCAGGCCGGCGTCCGCGATCTGCTCGCGGTAGTGGTTGTTCACCTCGTAGCGGTGGCGGTGACGCTCCGAGGCCTCGGTCGCGCCGTACAGCTCGGCGGCCAGGCTGCCGTCGGTGAAGTGCGCCGGGTACATGCCGAGCCGCATCGTGCCGCCCAGGTCGCCGCCGGCGATGATGTCGACCTGCTCCGCCATGGTCGCGATGACCGGCGTCGAGGTCTCCGGGTCGAACTCGGTGCTCGACGCGTCGAGCAGGCCGGCCTCGTGGCGGGCGTACTCGATGACCATGCACTGCAGGCCGAGGCACAGCCCGAGCGTGGGGATGTTCTGCTCGCGGGCGAACTTGAGCGCGCCGAGCTTGCCCTCGATGCCGCGGATGCCGAACCCGCCGGGGATGCAGATGCCGTCCACGTCCCCGAGGTTCTTGGCGGCGCCCTCGGGGGTGATGCACTCGTCGGACGCGACCCACTTCAGCGTGACCTTGGCGGTGTGCGCGAAGCCGCCCGCGCGCAGCGCCTCGGTGACCGACAGGTAGGCGTCCGGCAGGTCGATGTACTTGCCGACCAGGGCGATCGTGACGGCCTTCTTCGGCTCGTGCACCGCGGTCAGCACGCCGTTCCAGCGCGACCAGTCGACGTCGTGCGCCTCGAGGCGGAGGGCGTCGATGATGACCTGGTCGAGGCCCTGGTCGTGCAGCATCGTCGGGATGTCGTAGATCGAGGGGACGTCCACGGCGTTCACCACGGCGTCCTCGTCGACGTCGCACATCAGGGCGATCTTGCGCTTGTTCGCGTCCGACACCGGGCGGTCCGAGCGGAGCACGAGGGCGTCGGGCTGGATGCCGATCGAGCGGAGCTGCGCCACCGAGTGCTGCGTCGGCTTCGTCTTCTGCTCGCCCGAGGCGTTCATGAACGGCACGAGCGAGACGTGCACGAAGAAGACGTTGTTCCGACCGAGCTCGTGCCGCACCTGCCGTGCAGCCTCGATGAACGGCTGCGACTCGATGTCACCGACCGTGCCACCGACCTCGGTGATGATGACGTCGGGCTGCGGGTCGTTCTCCGCCTGCTCGCGCATCCGACGCTTGATCTCGTCGGTGATGTGCGGGATGACCTGGACGGTGTCGCCGAGGTACTCGCCGCGACGCTCCTTGGCGATGACCGTCGAGTAGACCTGCCCGGTCGTGACGTTCGCCGACTGCGCGAGGTCGATGTCGAGGAAGCGCTCGTAGTGCCCGATGTCGAGGTCCGTCTCGGCGCCGTCGTCGGTCACGAAGACCTCGCCGTGCTGGAACGGGTTCATCGTGCCCGGGTCGACGTTGAGGTACGGGTCGAGCTTCTGCATGACGACCTTGAGGCCGCGTGCCGTGAGCAGGTTGCCGAGGCTGGCCGCCGTCAGGCCCTTGCCGAGAGACGAGACGACCCCGCCGGTCACGAAGATCTGCTTCGTCACCTTCGGGGTCGAGGTGTTTGCCTGGGTACCGCTGCTGAGAGTGTCCGCCACGGGATTCCATCGTACGTCAGAAGTGCCGGGAGGCGCGACCCACGTTCGCCGGGCGCGTTGCGACCGGATGGCGGTCGCCGGCGCGAGCCGTGCCTCCCGACCGTCACACGGAGCGGCCGGCGACCTCGAGCAGTTCGCGGGCGTGCTCCATGCCACTGGCGCTGTCGCCGAGACCGGAGAGCAGCCGCGCCATCTCCTGCAGGCGGTCGTCGCCCTCGAGGCGCCGCACGCTCGACGAGGTGACCGCGCCGCTGGCGTCCTTGACGACGTTGAGGTGGTTGTTCGCGAACGCGGCGACCTGCGCGAGGTGGGTGACCACGATGACCTGCGTGCGTTCGGCGAGCGCCGCCAGGCGTCGGCCGATCTCGATCGCAGCCGCTCCGCCCACGCCCGCGTCGACCTCGTCGAACACGAACGTCGGGACCGTGGTGCTCCCGGCCATCACGACCTCGATGGCGAGCATCACGCGGGAGAGCTCTCCACCGGACGCGCCCTTGCCGATCGGACGGGGGTCGGTGCCCGAGTGCGGCTGCAGCAGGATCGCCACCTGGTCGCGGCCGTGGCGTCGGAACTCGCCAGCGTCGGAGACCTCCACCACCAGGGTCGCTCCGGCCATGGCGAGGCTCTTCAGCTCCGCGGTGACCCGCTTGGCGAGGTCCGTCGCCGCCTTCGTCCGCACCTTCGTCAGCGCGGCGGCCGCGGTCTCCAGCGCTGCCCGGTCCGCCTCGACCGCCTGCTGCAGCTCGACGATCCGGTCGTCGTCGCCGTCGAGTTCGAGCAGCCGGTCGGAGGCGTGCTGCCCGTAGGCGATGACGTCCTCGACGGTCTCCCCGTACTTCCGGGTCAAGCCCGCCAGCAGGGCGCGGCGCTCGTTGACGAGTTCGAGGTCGTGCCCCGCTTCGGGCTCGAGCGAACCGATGTAGCTCGACAACGACGCCGACGCCTCGCTCGCCTGGATCCCCAGCTCGGTGAGTTGCTCCAGCACTGGCTGCAGAGCGGGGTCGACGGTCGCGACCCGCTCGATGGCTCGACGGGCGGACTCGACGAGGCCGATGACGTCCGGTCCGTCGAGTTGTTCGGTCGAGACGGCCTCGTGCGCGAGGCCGGCCGACAGACGGAGTTCCTCGAGGTTCCCCAACCGCTCCGCGCGATCGGCGAGCTCGGTGTCCTCCCCCGGCTGCGGGTCTGCGGCCTCGATCTCCTCGGACGCCACGCGGAGGCGTTCGGCTTCGGCGAGGCGTCCGTCCCGGTTCCGGGTCAGTGTCTCGAGGTCGCCGACGTGCTGCTGCCAGGCGTCGTACACGGCGACGTACTTCGCCAGGGCCTTCTCGACCGAGGCCGCGCCGAACCCGTCGAGCGCGGCACGTTGCGCCGAGGCCGAGGTCAGCC encodes the following:
- a CDS encoding site-specific tyrosine recombinase XerD is translated as MPFERATQDYLRHIAIERGLSQHTLSAYRRDLVTFGEWVGTQPVIDSAGADRAGGAAVLDDVGRLARADLAGFVQHLATKPEGPLAPRSVARMLSSVRSFSAFAAAEGWLPLDPGASVRPPKAPMRLPKAISVHDMERLLGAVVGDEPAQLRDRALLELLYATGARVSEAVGLSVDDVTTLAGIDDAADDTGDGTDVSVVRVTGKGNKQRIVPLGSYARAAVDAYLVRARPVFAARGPGTPALFLGARGARLSRQSAWLVIQAAAERAGLAAHVSPHTFRHSFATHLLEGGADVRVVQELLGHASVATTQIYTLVTADMLRDVYQTAHPRARR
- a CDS encoding NUDIX hydrolase, with the translated sequence MTDAPIADETASYDVTGSERVFKGAVWDITRDHIDYNGSDMVREYVDHTGAVAVYAEDDEGRVLVIQQYRHPVQLRDWELPAGLLDQEGEDHLTAAKRELAEEADIEADEWQHLVRYNTSSGGSNEFIEVYRATGVRATESAFEREAEEADIVIRWVPRAELVEGILAGRLHNSALIVATLAVEALERR
- a CDS encoding CTP synthase encodes the protein MADTLSSGTQANTSTPKVTKQIFVTGGVVSSLGKGLTAASLGNLLTARGLKVVMQKLDPYLNVDPGTMNPFQHGEVFVTDDGAETDLDIGHYERFLDIDLAQSANVTTGQVYSTVIAKERRGEYLGDTVQVIPHITDEIKRRMREQAENDPQPDVIITEVGGTVGDIESQPFIEAARQVRHELGRNNVFFVHVSLVPFMNASGEQKTKPTQHSVAQLRSIGIQPDALVLRSDRPVSDANKRKIALMCDVDEDAVVNAVDVPSIYDIPTMLHDQGLDQVIIDALRLEAHDVDWSRWNGVLTAVHEPKKAVTIALVGKYIDLPDAYLSVTEALRAGGFAHTAKVTLKWVASDECITPEGAAKNLGDVDGICIPGGFGIRGIEGKLGALKFAREQNIPTLGLCLGLQCMVIEYARHEAGLLDASSTEFDPETSTPVIATMAEQVDIIAGGDLGGTMRLGMYPAHFTDGSLAAELYGATEASERHRHRYEVNNHYREQIADAGLRFSGTSPDGTLVEYVELDRAEHPFYIGTQAHPELRSRPNRAHPLFAGLVGAAIERNESTRLFDPETEAVA
- the recN gene encoding DNA repair protein RecN, with the protein product MIEEIRISDLGVIGDATLELGPGFTVVTGETGAGKTMIVTALGLLLGARADAGSVRRGATSAVVEGRWDLPDHAAVAERVEDAGGTVEDGELILTRTVSAEGRSRATVGGRSAPVAVLGELADQLVTVHGQSDQIRLTSASAQRAALDGFGAASVEKALAKYVAVYDAWQQHVGDLETLTRNRDGRLAEAERLRVASEEIEAADPQPGEDTELADRAERLGNLEELRLSAGLAHEAVSTEQLDGPDVIGLVESARRAIERVATVDPALQPVLEQLTELGIQASEASASLSSYIGSLEPEAGHDLELVNERRALLAGLTRKYGETVEDVIAYGQHASDRLLELDGDDDRIVELQQAVEADRAALETAAAALTKVRTKAATDLAKRVTAELKSLAMAGATLVVEVSDAGEFRRHGRDQVAILLQPHSGTDPRPIGKGASGGELSRVMLAIEVVMAGSTTVPTFVFDEVDAGVGGAAAIEIGRRLAALAERTQVIVVTHLAQVAAFANNHLNVVKDASGAVTSSSVRRLEGDDRLQEMARLLSGLGDSASGMEHARELLEVAGRSV